In Balaenoptera musculus isolate JJ_BM4_2016_0621 chromosome 19, mBalMus1.pri.v3, whole genome shotgun sequence, one genomic interval encodes:
- the ZNF383 gene encoding zinc finger protein 383 isoform X1, translated as MAVDQAKYKGSVMFSDVSIDFSQEEWEFLDPVQRDLYRDVMLENYSNLVSVGLYIPKPQVISLLEQGKEPWMIGRELTRGLCSDLESMCETKLLSLKKEVYEIESCQREMMGLTKHGLEYSSFRDVLEYRNHFERQVGYQNGHFNQEIFTHEYMPTSIQQTFFTLHQIINSEEKPYECKKCGKVFSQNSQFLQHQRIHIGEKSYECKECGKFFSCGSHVTRHLKIHTGEKPFECKECGKAFSCSSYLSQHQRIHTGKKPYECKECGKAFSYCSNLIDHQRIHTGEKPYECKVCGKAFTKSSQLFQHVRIHTGEKPYECKECGKAFTQSSKLVQHQRIHTGEKPYECKECGKAFSSGSALTNHQRIHTGEKPYDCKECGKAFTQSSQLRQHQRIHAGEKPFECLECGKAFTQNSQLFQHQRIHTDEKPYECNECGKAFNKCSNLTRHLRIHTGEKPYNCKECGKAFSSGSDLIRHQGIHTDE; from the exons atggCTGTTGACCAAGCCAAATACAAG GGATCAGTGATGTTCAGTGATGTGTCTATAGACTTCTCTCAAGAGGAGTGGGAATTCCTGGACCCTGTTCAGAGGGACTTGTACAGAGATGTGATGTTGGAGAACTATAGCAATCTGGTGTCAGTGG GACTTTACATTCCTAAGCCTCAAGTTATCTCCTTATTGGAACAGGGGAAAGAGCCCTGGATGATTGGCAGAGAGCTGACAAGAGGTCTGTGTTCAG atctGGAATCAATGTGTGAAACCAAGTTATTATCGCTAAAGAAGGAAGTTTATGAAATAGAATCATGCCAGAGGGAGATGATGGGACTTACAAAGCATGGCCTTGAATACTCCAGTTTTAGAGATGTTTTGGAATATAGAAACCACTTTGAAAGACAAGTGGGATATCAAAATGGGCATTTCAACCAAGAAATATTCACTCATGAATACATGCCCACATCTATTCAACAGACATTCTTTACTCTACATCAAATAATTAACAGCGAAGAGAAACCATATGAATGTAAGAAATGTGGAAAGGTCTTTAGTCAGAATTCACAATTTCTTCAACATCAGAGGATTCATATTGGTGAAAAATCTTATGAATGTAAGGAGTGTGGGAAattctttagttgtggctcacatgTTACTCGACATCTGAAAATTCATACCGGTGAAAAACCCTttgaatgtaaagaatgtggaaagGCCTTCAGCTGTAGCTCATACCTTTctcaacatcagagaattcataccggtaagaaaccctatgaatgtaaggaatgtgggaaggcctttagtTATTGCTCAAATCTTATTGaccatcagagaattcacactggtgAAAAACCGTATGAATGTAAAgtatgtgggaaagcctttactAAGAGCTCACAACTTTTTCAACATGTGAGAATTCATACaggtgagaaaccctatgaatgtaaggaatgtggcaAAGCTTTTACTCAGAGCTCAAAGCTTGTAcagcatcagagaattcatacaggtgagaaaccctatgagtGCAAAGAATGTGGCAAAGCCTTTAGTAGTGGCTCAGCActtactaatcatcagagaattcacactggggagaaaccctatgattgtaaggaatgtgggaaggctTTTACTCAGAGCTCACAACTTCgtcaacatcagagaattcatgcTGGTGAGAAACCTTTTGAATGTCttgaatgtgggaaggcctttactCAGAACTCACAGCTTTttcaacatcagagaattcatacagaTGAAAAACCATATGAATGTAATGAGTGTGGAAAGGCCTTTAATAAATGCTCAAACCTTACTCGACACCTCAGAATTCATACTGGTGAAAAGCCCTATAACtgtaaggaatgtggaaaggCGTTTAGTAGTGGCTCAGATCTCATTCGTCATCAGGGAATTCATACTgatgaataa
- the ZNF383 gene encoding zinc finger protein 383 isoform X2 gives MAQGSVMFSDVSIDFSQEEWEFLDPVQRDLYRDVMLENYSNLVSVGLYIPKPQVISLLEQGKEPWMIGRELTRGLCSDLESMCETKLLSLKKEVYEIESCQREMMGLTKHGLEYSSFRDVLEYRNHFERQVGYQNGHFNQEIFTHEYMPTSIQQTFFTLHQIINSEEKPYECKKCGKVFSQNSQFLQHQRIHIGEKSYECKECGKFFSCGSHVTRHLKIHTGEKPFECKECGKAFSCSSYLSQHQRIHTGKKPYECKECGKAFSYCSNLIDHQRIHTGEKPYECKVCGKAFTKSSQLFQHVRIHTGEKPYECKECGKAFTQSSKLVQHQRIHTGEKPYECKECGKAFSSGSALTNHQRIHTGEKPYDCKECGKAFTQSSQLRQHQRIHAGEKPFECLECGKAFTQNSQLFQHQRIHTDEKPYECNECGKAFNKCSNLTRHLRIHTGEKPYNCKECGKAFSSGSDLIRHQGIHTDE, from the exons ATGGCCCAG GGATCAGTGATGTTCAGTGATGTGTCTATAGACTTCTCTCAAGAGGAGTGGGAATTCCTGGACCCTGTTCAGAGGGACTTGTACAGAGATGTGATGTTGGAGAACTATAGCAATCTGGTGTCAGTGG GACTTTACATTCCTAAGCCTCAAGTTATCTCCTTATTGGAACAGGGGAAAGAGCCCTGGATGATTGGCAGAGAGCTGACAAGAGGTCTGTGTTCAG atctGGAATCAATGTGTGAAACCAAGTTATTATCGCTAAAGAAGGAAGTTTATGAAATAGAATCATGCCAGAGGGAGATGATGGGACTTACAAAGCATGGCCTTGAATACTCCAGTTTTAGAGATGTTTTGGAATATAGAAACCACTTTGAAAGACAAGTGGGATATCAAAATGGGCATTTCAACCAAGAAATATTCACTCATGAATACATGCCCACATCTATTCAACAGACATTCTTTACTCTACATCAAATAATTAACAGCGAAGAGAAACCATATGAATGTAAGAAATGTGGAAAGGTCTTTAGTCAGAATTCACAATTTCTTCAACATCAGAGGATTCATATTGGTGAAAAATCTTATGAATGTAAGGAGTGTGGGAAattctttagttgtggctcacatgTTACTCGACATCTGAAAATTCATACCGGTGAAAAACCCTttgaatgtaaagaatgtggaaagGCCTTCAGCTGTAGCTCATACCTTTctcaacatcagagaattcataccggtaagaaaccctatgaatgtaaggaatgtgggaaggcctttagtTATTGCTCAAATCTTATTGaccatcagagaattcacactggtgAAAAACCGTATGAATGTAAAgtatgtgggaaagcctttactAAGAGCTCACAACTTTTTCAACATGTGAGAATTCATACaggtgagaaaccctatgaatgtaaggaatgtggcaAAGCTTTTACTCAGAGCTCAAAGCTTGTAcagcatcagagaattcatacaggtgagaaaccctatgagtGCAAAGAATGTGGCAAAGCCTTTAGTAGTGGCTCAGCActtactaatcatcagagaattcacactggggagaaaccctatgattgtaaggaatgtgggaaggctTTTACTCAGAGCTCACAACTTCgtcaacatcagagaattcatgcTGGTGAGAAACCTTTTGAATGTCttgaatgtgggaaggcctttactCAGAACTCACAGCTTTttcaacatcagagaattcatacagaTGAAAAACCATATGAATGTAATGAGTGTGGAAAGGCCTTTAATAAATGCTCAAACCTTACTCGACACCTCAGAATTCATACTGGTGAAAAGCCCTATAACtgtaaggaatgtggaaaggCGTTTAGTAGTGGCTCAGATCTCATTCGTCATCAGGGAATTCATACTgatgaataa
- the ZNF383 gene encoding zinc finger protein 383 isoform X4, with the protein MIGRELTRGLCSDLESMCETKLLSLKKEVYEIESCQREMMGLTKHGLEYSSFRDVLEYRNHFERQVGYQNGHFNQEIFTHEYMPTSIQQTFFTLHQIINSEEKPYECKKCGKVFSQNSQFLQHQRIHIGEKSYECKECGKFFSCGSHVTRHLKIHTGEKPFECKECGKAFSCSSYLSQHQRIHTGKKPYECKECGKAFSYCSNLIDHQRIHTGEKPYECKVCGKAFTKSSQLFQHVRIHTGEKPYECKECGKAFTQSSKLVQHQRIHTGEKPYECKECGKAFSSGSALTNHQRIHTGEKPYDCKECGKAFTQSSQLRQHQRIHAGEKPFECLECGKAFTQNSQLFQHQRIHTDEKPYECNECGKAFNKCSNLTRHLRIHTGEKPYNCKECGKAFSSGSDLIRHQGIHTDE; encoded by the exons ATGATTGGCAGAGAGCTGACAAGAGGTCTGTGTTCAG atctGGAATCAATGTGTGAAACCAAGTTATTATCGCTAAAGAAGGAAGTTTATGAAATAGAATCATGCCAGAGGGAGATGATGGGACTTACAAAGCATGGCCTTGAATACTCCAGTTTTAGAGATGTTTTGGAATATAGAAACCACTTTGAAAGACAAGTGGGATATCAAAATGGGCATTTCAACCAAGAAATATTCACTCATGAATACATGCCCACATCTATTCAACAGACATTCTTTACTCTACATCAAATAATTAACAGCGAAGAGAAACCATATGAATGTAAGAAATGTGGAAAGGTCTTTAGTCAGAATTCACAATTTCTTCAACATCAGAGGATTCATATTGGTGAAAAATCTTATGAATGTAAGGAGTGTGGGAAattctttagttgtggctcacatgTTACTCGACATCTGAAAATTCATACCGGTGAAAAACCCTttgaatgtaaagaatgtggaaagGCCTTCAGCTGTAGCTCATACCTTTctcaacatcagagaattcataccggtaagaaaccctatgaatgtaaggaatgtgggaaggcctttagtTATTGCTCAAATCTTATTGaccatcagagaattcacactggtgAAAAACCGTATGAATGTAAAgtatgtgggaaagcctttactAAGAGCTCACAACTTTTTCAACATGTGAGAATTCATACaggtgagaaaccctatgaatgtaaggaatgtggcaAAGCTTTTACTCAGAGCTCAAAGCTTGTAcagcatcagagaattcatacaggtgagaaaccctatgagtGCAAAGAATGTGGCAAAGCCTTTAGTAGTGGCTCAGCActtactaatcatcagagaattcacactggggagaaaccctatgattgtaaggaatgtgggaaggctTTTACTCAGAGCTCACAACTTCgtcaacatcagagaattcatgcTGGTGAGAAACCTTTTGAATGTCttgaatgtgggaaggcctttactCAGAACTCACAGCTTTttcaacatcagagaattcatacagaTGAAAAACCATATGAATGTAATGAGTGTGGAAAGGCCTTTAATAAATGCTCAAACCTTACTCGACACCTCAGAATTCATACTGGTGAAAAGCCCTATAACtgtaaggaatgtggaaaggCGTTTAGTAGTGGCTCAGATCTCATTCGTCATCAGGGAATTCATACTgatgaataa
- the ZNF383 gene encoding zinc finger protein 383 isoform X3 — protein sequence MNESSSCSTSWPAFGVISVLDFGHSNWPAFSEHYPFPGEQPQGGVIISCNTESHGPDLESMCETKLLSLKKEVYEIESCQREMMGLTKHGLEYSSFRDVLEYRNHFERQVGYQNGHFNQEIFTHEYMPTSIQQTFFTLHQIINSEEKPYECKKCGKVFSQNSQFLQHQRIHIGEKSYECKECGKFFSCGSHVTRHLKIHTGEKPFECKECGKAFSCSSYLSQHQRIHTGKKPYECKECGKAFSYCSNLIDHQRIHTGEKPYECKVCGKAFTKSSQLFQHVRIHTGEKPYECKECGKAFTQSSKLVQHQRIHTGEKPYECKECGKAFSSGSALTNHQRIHTGEKPYDCKECGKAFTQSSQLRQHQRIHAGEKPFECLECGKAFTQNSQLFQHQRIHTDEKPYECNECGKAFNKCSNLTRHLRIHTGEKPYNCKECGKAFSSGSDLIRHQGIHTDE from the exons atgaatgagagttccagttgctccacatcctggccagcatttggtgttatcagtgttctggattttggccattctaattg GCCTGCCTTCTCAGAACACTATCCTTTTCCAGGAGAACAGCCCCAAGGAGGAGTGATCATCTCCTGTAATACTGAAAGCCATGGCCCAG atctGGAATCAATGTGTGAAACCAAGTTATTATCGCTAAAGAAGGAAGTTTATGAAATAGAATCATGCCAGAGGGAGATGATGGGACTTACAAAGCATGGCCTTGAATACTCCAGTTTTAGAGATGTTTTGGAATATAGAAACCACTTTGAAAGACAAGTGGGATATCAAAATGGGCATTTCAACCAAGAAATATTCACTCATGAATACATGCCCACATCTATTCAACAGACATTCTTTACTCTACATCAAATAATTAACAGCGAAGAGAAACCATATGAATGTAAGAAATGTGGAAAGGTCTTTAGTCAGAATTCACAATTTCTTCAACATCAGAGGATTCATATTGGTGAAAAATCTTATGAATGTAAGGAGTGTGGGAAattctttagttgtggctcacatgTTACTCGACATCTGAAAATTCATACCGGTGAAAAACCCTttgaatgtaaagaatgtggaaagGCCTTCAGCTGTAGCTCATACCTTTctcaacatcagagaattcataccggtaagaaaccctatgaatgtaaggaatgtgggaaggcctttagtTATTGCTCAAATCTTATTGaccatcagagaattcacactggtgAAAAACCGTATGAATGTAAAgtatgtgggaaagcctttactAAGAGCTCACAACTTTTTCAACATGTGAGAATTCATACaggtgagaaaccctatgaatgtaaggaatgtggcaAAGCTTTTACTCAGAGCTCAAAGCTTGTAcagcatcagagaattcatacaggtgagaaaccctatgagtGCAAAGAATGTGGCAAAGCCTTTAGTAGTGGCTCAGCActtactaatcatcagagaattcacactggggagaaaccctatgattgtaaggaatgtgggaaggctTTTACTCAGAGCTCACAACTTCgtcaacatcagagaattcatgcTGGTGAGAAACCTTTTGAATGTCttgaatgtgggaaggcctttactCAGAACTCACAGCTTTttcaacatcagagaattcatacagaTGAAAAACCATATGAATGTAATGAGTGTGGAAAGGCCTTTAATAAATGCTCAAACCTTACTCGACACCTCAGAATTCATACTGGTGAAAAGCCCTATAACtgtaaggaatgtggaaaggCGTTTAGTAGTGGCTCAGATCTCATTCGTCATCAGGGAATTCATACTgatgaataa
- the ZNF383 gene encoding zinc finger protein 383 isoform X5 — MCETKLLSLKKEVYEIESCQREMMGLTKHGLEYSSFRDVLEYRNHFERQVGYQNGHFNQEIFTHEYMPTSIQQTFFTLHQIINSEEKPYECKKCGKVFSQNSQFLQHQRIHIGEKSYECKECGKFFSCGSHVTRHLKIHTGEKPFECKECGKAFSCSSYLSQHQRIHTGKKPYECKECGKAFSYCSNLIDHQRIHTGEKPYECKVCGKAFTKSSQLFQHVRIHTGEKPYECKECGKAFTQSSKLVQHQRIHTGEKPYECKECGKAFSSGSALTNHQRIHTGEKPYDCKECGKAFTQSSQLRQHQRIHAGEKPFECLECGKAFTQNSQLFQHQRIHTDEKPYECNECGKAFNKCSNLTRHLRIHTGEKPYNCKECGKAFSSGSDLIRHQGIHTDE, encoded by the coding sequence ATGTGTGAAACCAAGTTATTATCGCTAAAGAAGGAAGTTTATGAAATAGAATCATGCCAGAGGGAGATGATGGGACTTACAAAGCATGGCCTTGAATACTCCAGTTTTAGAGATGTTTTGGAATATAGAAACCACTTTGAAAGACAAGTGGGATATCAAAATGGGCATTTCAACCAAGAAATATTCACTCATGAATACATGCCCACATCTATTCAACAGACATTCTTTACTCTACATCAAATAATTAACAGCGAAGAGAAACCATATGAATGTAAGAAATGTGGAAAGGTCTTTAGTCAGAATTCACAATTTCTTCAACATCAGAGGATTCATATTGGTGAAAAATCTTATGAATGTAAGGAGTGTGGGAAattctttagttgtggctcacatgTTACTCGACATCTGAAAATTCATACCGGTGAAAAACCCTttgaatgtaaagaatgtggaaagGCCTTCAGCTGTAGCTCATACCTTTctcaacatcagagaattcataccggtaagaaaccctatgaatgtaaggaatgtgggaaggcctttagtTATTGCTCAAATCTTATTGaccatcagagaattcacactggtgAAAAACCGTATGAATGTAAAgtatgtgggaaagcctttactAAGAGCTCACAACTTTTTCAACATGTGAGAATTCATACaggtgagaaaccctatgaatgtaaggaatgtggcaAAGCTTTTACTCAGAGCTCAAAGCTTGTAcagcatcagagaattcatacaggtgagaaaccctatgagtGCAAAGAATGTGGCAAAGCCTTTAGTAGTGGCTCAGCActtactaatcatcagagaattcacactggggagaaaccctatgattgtaaggaatgtgggaaggctTTTACTCAGAGCTCACAACTTCgtcaacatcagagaattcatgcTGGTGAGAAACCTTTTGAATGTCttgaatgtgggaaggcctttactCAGAACTCACAGCTTTttcaacatcagagaattcatacagaTGAAAAACCATATGAATGTAATGAGTGTGGAAAGGCCTTTAATAAATGCTCAAACCTTACTCGACACCTCAGAATTCATACTGGTGAAAAGCCCTATAACtgtaaggaatgtggaaaggCGTTTAGTAGTGGCTCAGATCTCATTCGTCATCAGGGAATTCATACTgatgaataa